A genomic segment from Colletotrichum higginsianum IMI 349063 chromosome 5, whole genome shotgun sequence encodes:
- a CDS encoding Peptidyl-prolyl cis-trans isomerase-like 1: protein MTTNVALETSMGTVTVELYTAHAPKTCTNFSTLASRGYYNDTVIHRIIPNFMVQAGDPTGTGRGGTSIYGEKFADEIHPGLKHTGAGVLSMANAGPDTNGSQFFITLAPTPWLDGKHTIFGRVKNGLSVVKRMGLVKTGPEDRPLEEVKILRASVVEDPGADEA, encoded by the exons ATGACGACAAACGTCGCACTCGAGACCTCAATG GGCACCGTAACCGTCGAGCTCTACACCGCCCACGCCCCCAAGACCTGCACCAACTTCTCCACCCTCGCATCGCGCGGCTACTACAACGACACCGTCATCCACCGTATCATTCCCAACTTCATggtccaggccggcgacccaaccggcaccggccgcggcggcaccTCCATCTATGGCGAAAAGTTCGCTGACGAGATCCATCCGGGCCTCAAGcacaccggcgccggcgtcctctCCATGGCCAACGCGGGTCCCGACACGAACGGTTCCCAGTTTTTCATCACCCTCGCTCCGACCCCGTGGCTCGACGGCAAGCACACCATCTTTGGTCGCGTCAAGAATGGCCTCAGCGTCGTCAAGAGAATGGGCCTCGTCAAGACGGGGCCCGAGGACCGGCCCTTGGAGGAGGTCAAGATCCTGAGGGCGTCCGTCGTAGAGGACCccggcgcggacgaggcgTAG